The Lycium ferocissimum isolate CSIRO_LF1 chromosome 10, AGI_CSIRO_Lferr_CH_V1, whole genome shotgun sequence genome window below encodes:
- the LOC132034026 gene encoding probable caffeoyl-CoA O-methyltransferase At4g26220 — MACVGGQIYFAALKSVYNGILQPKRLPFSPLPHYNMPRRAMNLQSNASSDNIEGSPKWEDKGLLKSKELYNYVLETSVYPREPASLKEIRSITENHPEFFMGTTPDSGQLISMLLILLNAKNTIEIGVFTGYSLLLTALTIPDDGKILAIDPDRQSYEKGLPIIQKAGVEHKINFKDSPALPVLDKLLEDDINKGGFDFAFVDADKSNYGNYHERLVQLVKVGGLIVYDNTLWYGTLAMPEERVVDELMRKERSYLLELNRFLAADKRIQISQVPVGDGITICRRLF; from the coding sequence ATGGCGTGTGTTGGAGGTCAGATCTATTTTGCTGCTCTAAAGTCGGTTTATAACGGAATTCTGCAACCCAAAAGGCTGCCATTTTCACCTCTCCCGCACTATAATATGCCGAGGAGGGCGATGAATCTGCAATCTAATGCTTCTTCTGATAACATTGAAGGTTCGCCAAAATGGGAGGATAAAGGCTTATTGAAGAGTAAAGAACTATATAACTATGTTCTTGAAACTAGTGTATACCCAAGAGAACCCGCATCTCTCAAAGAAATAAGATCCATAACAGAAAATCATCCAGAATTCTTCATGGGAACAACACCTGATTCAGGTCAACTGATATCCATGCTCTTAATTCTCTTAAATGCCAAAAACACCATCGAAATCGGAGTTTTCACTGGATACTCTCTGCTTCTCACTGCTCTTACAATCCCTGATGATGGCAAGATCCTAGCAATTGATCCTGATCGACAGTCTTATGAAAAGGGCCTACCAATCATTCAAAAAGCCGGGGTTGAGCATAAAATAAATTTCAAGGACTCACCAGCTTTACCTGTTCTTGATAAACTACTAGAAGATGACATAAACAAAGGTGGTTTCGATTTTGCATTTGTGGATGCTGATAAATCGAATTATGGGAACTATCACGAGAGACTAGTGCAGTTGGTGAAAGTTGGAGGTTTGATTGTGTATGATAATACGTTATGGTATGGAACACTTGCAATGCCAGAGGAAAGAGTTGTTGATGAGTTGATGAGAAAAGAGAGAAGTTACTTACTTGAGTTAAACAGATTCCTTGCTGCAGATAAACGTATTCAAATTTCTCAAGTTCCGGTTGGTGATGGAATTACAATCTGCAGGCGACTCTTTTGA